One genomic region from Bufo bufo chromosome 3, aBufBuf1.1, whole genome shotgun sequence encodes:
- the CHRNA10 gene encoding neuronal acetylcholine receptor subunit alpha-10 isoform X2: MNDLFANYSNALRPVEDMDKAMNVTLQVTLSQIIDMDERNQILMAYLWIRQVWFDAYLRWNKEDYDGLDTIRIPSSYVWRPDIVLYNSADDQFTGSMETNVVIRYDGQIMWDSPAITKSSCKVDVSYFPFDGQQCRLTFGSWTYNGNQIDILNKLDTGDLTDFVENVEWEMLGMPAKKNVITYGCCSEPYPDVTYTLILKRRASFYIFNLLLPCVMISFLAPLGFYLPADSGEKVSLGVTVLLALTVFQLLVAESMPPSENVPLIGKYYIATMTMITASTALTIFIMNIHHCGPEAKPVPKWAKKFILQYMSRIFFVYEVGESCKRPKPEKPPTVQVMNGQAKREDPTNILKNSQEGDTKCTPKKKDLDLGQENSSSNGHNAWKDPGKYERSSDQCRGGKGNGCGECPKVDCLCHNERLLKNIEYMANCFREQKAAQKRTGEWKKVAKVMDRFFMWVFFIMVFFMSVLIMGKAI; the protein is encoded by the exons ATGAATGATTTATTTGCCAATTACTCCAATGCTTTGCGCCCAGTGGAAGATATGGACAAAGCTATGAATGTGACGCTGCAAGTCACCCTGTCACAGATTATTGATATG GATGAACGGAATCAGATCCTGATGGCTTACCTGTGGATCCGCCAGGTTTGGTTTGACGCCTACCTGCGCTGGAACAAGGAGGATTATGATGGACTCGATACCATCCGTATACCGAGCAGTTATGTATGGAGACCtgatatagtcctatataacag CGCTGATGACCAGTTCACAGGCTCGATGGAGACCAATGTGGTGATCAGATATGACGGGCAGATCATGTGGGACTCTCCGGCCATCACCAAGAGCTCCTGTAAAGTGGACGTTTCCTACTTCCCCTTTGATGGTCAGCAATGCCGTTTGACCTTTGGCTCCTGGACATATAATGGTAATCAGATTGACATCTTGAACAAGCTGGACACTGGGGATCTGACGGACTTTGTGGAGAACGTTGAGTGGGAGATGCTGGGAATGCCGGCGAAGAAGAACGTGATCACCTACGGCTGCTGCTCGGAGCCGTACCCCGATGTCACCTACACCCTAATCCTGAAGAGGAGGGCGTCATTCTACATCTTCAATCTTCTTCTTCCTTGTGTCATGATCTCCTTCCTGGCTCCACTAGGGTTCTACCTCCCGGCAGACTCTGGAGAGAAGGTGTCCCTGGGGGTGACCGTCCTGTTGGCCCTCACTGTGTTCCAGCTGCTTGTGGCTGAGAGTATGCCGCCATCCGAAAATGTGCCACTCATCG GGAAGTACTACATCGCCACCATGACAATGATCACGGCCTCAACAGCCCTGACAATTTTTATCATGAATATTcaccattgtggcccagaagCAAAACCCGTCCCAAAATGGGCAAAGAAATTTATCTTACAATATATGTCCAGGATATTCTTTGTCTATGAGGTGGGGGAAAGCTGCAAAAGACCTAAACCAGAGAAACCTCCCACAGTACAGGTCATGAACGGACAAGCCAAACGGGAAGACCCCACCAACATTCTTAAAAACAGTCAagagggggacacaaagtgtacacCTAAGAAGAAAGACTTGGACTTGGGGCAGGAAAATTCTTCAAGCAATGGCCACAATGCCTGGAAGGATCCTGGAAAATATGAGAGAAGTTCTGATCAGTGCAGGGGTGGGAAAGGTAATGGTTGTGGAGAGTGCCCTAAAGTCGATTGTCTGTGCCACAATGAACGCTTGCTTAAAAACATTGAATATATGGCCAACTGCTTCCGAGAGCAAAAGGCAGCGCAAAAACGGACTGGGGAATGGAAGAAAGTGGCCAAGGTCATGGACCGGTTCTTCATGTGGGTGTTCTTCATCATGGTGTTTTTCATGAGTGTGCTAATAATGGGCAAAGCAATCTGA
- the CHRNA10 gene encoding neuronal acetylcholine receptor subunit alpha-10 isoform X1, which translates to MLFIMRLQPILCCCLCLLPGVLGAQGKFAYKLMNDLFANYSNALRPVEDMDKAMNVTLQVTLSQIIDMDERNQILMAYLWIRQVWFDAYLRWNKEDYDGLDTIRIPSSYVWRPDIVLYNSADDQFTGSMETNVVIRYDGQIMWDSPAITKSSCKVDVSYFPFDGQQCRLTFGSWTYNGNQIDILNKLDTGDLTDFVENVEWEMLGMPAKKNVITYGCCSEPYPDVTYTLILKRRASFYIFNLLLPCVMISFLAPLGFYLPADSGEKVSLGVTVLLALTVFQLLVAESMPPSENVPLIGKYYIATMTMITASTALTIFIMNIHHCGPEAKPVPKWAKKFILQYMSRIFFVYEVGESCKRPKPEKPPTVQVMNGQAKREDPTNILKNSQEGDTKCTPKKKDLDLGQENSSSNGHNAWKDPGKYERSSDQCRGGKGNGCGECPKVDCLCHNERLLKNIEYMANCFREQKAAQKRTGEWKKVAKVMDRFFMWVFFIMVFFMSVLIMGKAI; encoded by the exons GAGTTTTGGGGGCTCAGGGGAAGTTTGCCTACAAACTGATGAATGATTTATTTGCCAATTACTCCAATGCTTTGCGCCCAGTGGAAGATATGGACAAAGCTATGAATGTGACGCTGCAAGTCACCCTGTCACAGATTATTGATATG GATGAACGGAATCAGATCCTGATGGCTTACCTGTGGATCCGCCAGGTTTGGTTTGACGCCTACCTGCGCTGGAACAAGGAGGATTATGATGGACTCGATACCATCCGTATACCGAGCAGTTATGTATGGAGACCtgatatagtcctatataacag CGCTGATGACCAGTTCACAGGCTCGATGGAGACCAATGTGGTGATCAGATATGACGGGCAGATCATGTGGGACTCTCCGGCCATCACCAAGAGCTCCTGTAAAGTGGACGTTTCCTACTTCCCCTTTGATGGTCAGCAATGCCGTTTGACCTTTGGCTCCTGGACATATAATGGTAATCAGATTGACATCTTGAACAAGCTGGACACTGGGGATCTGACGGACTTTGTGGAGAACGTTGAGTGGGAGATGCTGGGAATGCCGGCGAAGAAGAACGTGATCACCTACGGCTGCTGCTCGGAGCCGTACCCCGATGTCACCTACACCCTAATCCTGAAGAGGAGGGCGTCATTCTACATCTTCAATCTTCTTCTTCCTTGTGTCATGATCTCCTTCCTGGCTCCACTAGGGTTCTACCTCCCGGCAGACTCTGGAGAGAAGGTGTCCCTGGGGGTGACCGTCCTGTTGGCCCTCACTGTGTTCCAGCTGCTTGTGGCTGAGAGTATGCCGCCATCCGAAAATGTGCCACTCATCG GGAAGTACTACATCGCCACCATGACAATGATCACGGCCTCAACAGCCCTGACAATTTTTATCATGAATATTcaccattgtggcccagaagCAAAACCCGTCCCAAAATGGGCAAAGAAATTTATCTTACAATATATGTCCAGGATATTCTTTGTCTATGAGGTGGGGGAAAGCTGCAAAAGACCTAAACCAGAGAAACCTCCCACAGTACAGGTCATGAACGGACAAGCCAAACGGGAAGACCCCACCAACATTCTTAAAAACAGTCAagagggggacacaaagtgtacacCTAAGAAGAAAGACTTGGACTTGGGGCAGGAAAATTCTTCAAGCAATGGCCACAATGCCTGGAAGGATCCTGGAAAATATGAGAGAAGTTCTGATCAGTGCAGGGGTGGGAAAGGTAATGGTTGTGGAGAGTGCCCTAAAGTCGATTGTCTGTGCCACAATGAACGCTTGCTTAAAAACATTGAATATATGGCCAACTGCTTCCGAGAGCAAAAGGCAGCGCAAAAACGGACTGGGGAATGGAAGAAAGTGGCCAAGGTCATGGACCGGTTCTTCATGTGGGTGTTCTTCATCATGGTGTTTTTCATGAGTGTGCTAATAATGGGCAAAGCAATCTGA